The DNA region GTGGATCGGCGCGGCCAACCGGGACGAGGAGGTGTTCGAGGACCCGTACGCCTTCGACCTGGCGCGCACGCCCAACAAACACATGGCGTACGGCTTCGGACCCCACTTCTGCCTGGGCGGCGCGCTCGCCCGGATCGAGATGCGGATCCTCTTCGAGGAGATCCGCGACCAGGTGGGCACCGTCCGCCTGGCCGGTGACGTCGCCTACTCGCGGTCCAACTTCCTCACCGGCGTCAGCAGGCTCCCCGTCGCCTTCACCCCGAGCACCCGCTGACGTCCCCGACCAAGGAAAAGGCATGATGCCGAGCACCACCAGGCCCCGACTGCGTCCGGCCCTCGACGCCGTTCCCGGCTACACGCCGGCCCGCGTCCCCGCCGGCGAGGCACCGGTCCACCGGCTGGCCGCCAACGAGAGCCCCTACCCGCCGCTGCCCGGCGTCCTGGAGCGGCTCGCGGCCACCGCGGCCGACGCCCACCGCTACCCCGACTGGGGCTGCCGCGAGCTGACCGCCGAACTCGCCGCACGGCTCGACGTCCCCGCCGCGCACCTCGCGGTGGGCAACGGCTCGGTCGGCCTCACCCAGCAGCTGCTGCAGATCACCACAGGACCGGGCGACGAGGTCCTCTTCGCCTGGCGCTCCTTCGAGGCGTACCCGGTGATGACCCGGCTGGCCGGCGCCGTACCGGTCCAGGTGCCGCTGACCGGCGACGAACGGCACGACCTCGAGGCCATGGCCCGGGCCGTGACCGGGCGGACCCGGCTGGTCATCGTCTGCAACCCCAACAACCCGACCGGCACCGTCGTCGGCCGCGCCGCCCTGGAGACCTTCCTGGACCGGGTGCCGGCGGACGTCCTGGTGGTCCTGGACGAGGCGTACATCGAGTTCGCCGACGACCCGGACCACCCGGACGGCGTGGAGCTCTACCGGGACCGCCCCAACGTCTGCGTCCTGCGCACCTTCTCGAAGGCGCACGGCCTCGCGGGGGTACGGGTCGGGTACGCGGTCGCGCACGAGCCGGTGGCCGCGGCCCTGCGCAAGGCCGCGGTCCCCTTCGGCGTGAGCCAGTTCGCCCAGGACGCGGCGGTCGCCTCACTGCGCGCCGAGTCCGCGATGCGCGAACGCGTCGCCGCGCTGACGGCCGAGCGCACCCGGGTCGTCGCGGAGCTGACGGCCCGGGGCTTGACCGTCGCCGAGACGCGGGCGAACTTCGTGTGGCTCCGGCTCGGCGCCCGTACCGAGGAGTTCGCCGACGCCTGCGCCGCGGCGGGCGTGTCCGTCATGGCGTTCCCGGGCGAGGGCGTACGGGTCACCATCGGGGAGGCCGCCGCCAACGACGCGTTCCTGGGCTGTGCGTCGCGCTTCCGCACCGGGCACGCGGCGGCCGGGCACACCGGTGAGCAGGGGAGCACCGCATGACCGCCACCGTGGCGGAGACCCGGTTCAAGGACGTCATGGCCGGCGTGAGCGGCCCGGTGACCGTCGTGACCGCCTTCGACCAGGGCGTGCCGCACGGCACCACGGTCACCGCGTTCGCCTCCCTCTCCCTCGACCCCCCGATGGTCACCGTCGCGCTGAGCGAGACCTCCACCCTGCTGCCCAGGATCATCCGGTCCGGACGGTTCGGGGTGAACGTGCTCGCCGCCTCCCAGGAGGAGCTGGCCGGCCGCTTCGCCCGGCGTGACGTGGACCGCTTCGCCGGCGCGGACTGGCACGCCGACAACGGGCTGCCGCGGCTCGCCGGCTGCCTCGGCTGGGTCACCTGCGACATCGCGGGGACGGTCCGGGGCGGCGACCACGTCCTGCTGCTCGGTGCGGTGACGGGCGCCCGGCGGAGCTTCCGGGAAGCGCCTCTGATCTACGTCGATCGTGCCTTCGGTACGCTCGGACCCGGCTCCAAGATCATGCCCGCTGTCACGTCAAGGACTATTTCATGAGCGAACGCGTCATCACCCCGCGCAACCGCGGCTTCCTCTTTCTGGACGCGCACCCCGCCGGTTGCACCCGCCTGGTGAACGACATGTGGCGCTCGGCCGCCGCCCGGCCCGCCGAGGACCTCGGCGAGGACGCGCCCGTGGCCCTGGTCATCGGCTCCTCCTCCGGCTACGGCCTGGCCGCCGCGGTCGCCGGGCTCGCCCGCGCGGGCATCCGCGGCATCGGCGTCTCCTTCGAGAAGGCGCCGACCGCGCGCCGGACCGGAACCGCGGGCTGGTACCGCACCGCGGCCACCGCCGAACTGGCCCGGGAGGCCGGGCGCGAGATGTACTTCCTCAACGGCGACGCGTTCTCCGACGACATGAAGGACCAGGTCGCCGACCTGATCGAGAAGCGTTTCGGCCGGCTCGACCACCTGATCTACTCGGTGGCGGCCCCGCGCCGCACCGACCCCGAGACGGGCGTCACCTACGCCTCGGCCCTCAAGCCGATCGGCGGCACGGCCCGTACCAAGACCCTCGTCTTCGACGAGGACGGGCAGCCGGACGTGCGGGAGGTGGCGACCGAGCCCGCCGACGAGGACGAGATCGCGCAGACGGTCGCCGTGATGGGCGGCACCGACTGGGAGCGGTGGGTGTCCCACCTGGCCGGCCGGCGGCTGCTCGCCGACGGTTTCAGCACGGCGGCCCTGTCGTACATCGGCTCTCCGCTGACGGCCGACATCTACCGGCAGGGCACGATCGGCGCCGCCAAGGCCCATCTGGAGCAGACCGCCCGGACGCTCGACGCGCGGCTGCGCGAGCTCTGCGGGGGGCGCGCGGTGACCTCGGTCAACGGCGCCGCCGTCACGCAGTCGTCGACCGCCATTCCGGGCATCGCCCTGTACACGGGCCTGCTGCGGGGCGTCCTCGCGGACGGCATGGTGTCCCCGGTCGACCAGCTGGCGGAGCTGTGGGACCAGCTCACCGGCCGGAGCCCGCTCGTGACGGACGACGAGGGGCGGGTGCGGCTGGACACCTGGGAGCTCACGGGCGACGTGCAGGACGCCGTCGGCGACCGCTGGCGGTCCGCCGGCAACGAGACCATCGCGGACCTCGCCGACCTGGACTGGTTCCGTGACAGCGTCCGCCGGCTGTACGGCTTCAGCGTGCCCGGCGTCGACTACGCCGCCCCGGTCGAGACGGACGTCGCCTGGCCCGCTCTCTGACGACCCGGCCCGGCGCCGCCGCCGTGGGACCGCACCCGGTCCCCACGGCGGCGGCGTTTCGCGTCGGCGTCAGGAGCCGTCGAGCTCCTCCCGTACGGCACGGGCGGCCGCGACCAGGTGCTCCAGGGAGGCGCGGGTCTCCGGCCGGCCGCGGGTCTTCAGGCCGCAGTCGGGGTTGACCCAGAGGCGGTCGGCGGGAAGGGCCTCAAGTCCTGTGCGCAGCAGGTCCGTCGCCTCCGCGACGGAGGGCACGCGCGGTGAGTGGATGTCCCAGACGCCGGGTCCTGCCTCGCGCGGGTAGCCGTGGGCGGCGAGCTCCCGGGCGACCTGCATGTGGGAGCGGGCCGCCTCCAGGCTGATGACATCGGCGTCGAGGTCGTCGATGGCCTGCACGATGTCGCCGAACTCGGCGTAGCACATATGGGTGTGGATCTGGGTATCCGGCCGCACCCCGCTCGTGGTCAGCCGGAACGCCTCGGTCGCCCAGGCCAGATAGGCGCCCTGGTCGGCGGCGCGCAGCGGCAGCGTCTCGCGCAGCGCGGGCTCGTCGACCTGGATCACGGCCGTCCCGGCGGCCTCCAGGTCGGTCACCTCGTCGCGCAGGGCGAGGGCGAGCTGCCGGGCGGTGTCGGCGAGCGGCTGGTCGTCGCGGACGAACGACCAGGCGAGCATGGTGACGGGGCCGGTCAGCATGCCCTTGACCGGCTTGGCGGTGAGGGACTGGGCGTACGTCGTCCAGCGCACGCTCATCGGCGCGGGCCGCGCGATGTCGCCGGCGAGGATCGGCGGGCGGACGTAACGGGTGCCGTACGACTGGACCCAGCCGTGCCGGGTGGCCAGGTAGCCGTTCAGCTGCTCGGCGAAGTACTGGACCATGTCGTTGCGTTCGGGCTCTCCGTGCACGAGGACGTCGAGGCCGGTCTTCTCCTGGAGGGCGATCACCTCCTGGATCTCCGCCCTGATGCGGTCCTCGTAGCCGTCGGCGCCGATCCGTCCGGCGCGCAGATCTGCGCGGGCGGCACGCAGTTCGGCGGTCTGCGGGAAGGAGCCGATGGTCGTGGTCGGCAGCGGCGGCAGGCCGAGACGGGCCCGCTGGGCGGCGGCCCGCTCCGGGTAGGGCAGGGCCCGGCGGGCGTCGGCGTCGGTCACGGCGGCGGTACGGGTCCGGACCGCCGGGTCACGGGTGAGGGGGGAGCCGGCCCGGGAGGCGAGGACGGCGCGGTTGGCGGCGAGTTCGCCCGCGATGGCGCCGGTACCCTTCGACAATCCCCGGGCGAGGGTGGCGAGTTCGGCCGTCTTCTGCCGGGCGAAGGACAGCCAGCGCGCGATCTGCGGGTCGACGTCCTGCTCGGCGGACGCGTCGAGCGGCACATGGAGCAGCGAGCAGGAGGCGGAGACGTCCACCCGGTCGGCGAGGCCGAGCAGGGTGCCGAGGGTGGCGAGGGACTTCTCCAGGTCGTTGACCCAGATGTTGCGCCCGTCGACCACGCCGGCGACCAGGCGCTTGCCCGGCAGGCCGCCGACACGGGCGAGCGCGTCCAGGTTGGCGGCGGCGGGTCCGGTGAAGTCGAGCGCGAGGCCGTCGACCGGGGCCTTGGCGAGGACGGGCAGCGCCTCGCCGAGGCGGTCGAAGTAGGAGGCGACGAGCAGCTTGGGCCGGTCGGCGAGGCCGCCGAGCTCCCGGTAGGCGCGCCGGGCCGCGTCGAGTTCGGCGGGGGTGCGGTCCTGGACGAGCGCCGGTTCGTCGAGCTGGACCCACGGGGCGCCCGCCGCCCGGAGATCGGCGAGCACTTCGGCGTACACGGGAAGCAGCCGGTCGAGGAGCGTCAGCGGGTCGAAGCCGGCCGGGGCGCCCGGTGCGGGCTTGGCGAGCAGCAGATAGGTGACGGGCCCGACGAGGACCGGCCGTGCGGTGAGGCCGAGCGCGAGGGCTTCCTTGAACTCCGCGAGCTGCTTGCGCGCGTCGGCCGTGAAGACGGTGTCCGGGCCGAGTTCCGGCACCAGATAGTGGTAGTTGGTGTCGAACCACTTGGTCATCTCCAGCGGCGCGACGTCCTGGGTGCCGCGTGCCATCGCGAAGTACCCGTCGAGGGCGTCGGCTTCGACGGCGGCACGGTGCCGCTCGGGAACGGCGCCGACCATGACGGTGGTGTCGAGGACATGGTCGTAGAGCGAGAAGTCGCCGGTCGGGACCTCGTGGAGACCGGCTTGGGCGAGCTGCTGCCACACGGTGCGGCGCAGTTCGGCGGCGGTGGCGTGGAGGGCGCCGGCGGTGACGCGGCCCTTCCAGTACCCCTCGATCGCCTTCTTGAGTTCCCGGCCCTGTCCCTGGCGGGGGTAGCCGTACACGGTGGCCCGTGCTGCCGCGGCTGCGGACGTGGTGGTCACGGAGATCTCCTTCGCGAGATGAATCCCTGAGATCCCGGGGACGGGACGAGAGCGCGAAGGGGTGACGGACCGGGCGGGACGGGAACGCGCCGCAACGGCACGGTCGTTCGCCTGATCTGTATCGCCGACCCGCCCTCGAGGTCACCGGGATGTCCGCGCGCGGAATCGTCCGCGTGCGGGCAACGGGCAGGTCTTCGGACTCGCGGGCACGTCTCGTCGTACGAGACTCCTACTGGCCGTCGCTTCCCAGGCCCTTGCGTCGGGCCCAGTGCTGTGTGACGGCGGTCGTTCCCGCTCACCGCTGCGGGGCAGTCCCGGATTCCCACCGGGTTCCCTCTTACGACGCCTCCCGCCTGGCGGACGGGGCGAACCAGCTGCACGCGCCACCTTACGGCAGCGCGGCCGCGTCCGGTGGCCGGTCGGGCGTACGCGTTGGGTGACGAGGGGAATTCGCGAGGTAGTAATTAGGTGAATCCCAGACTGAATTACCGTCAATAAGCGTGACCGGTCTATCTCGATTCGGTAACGAGATTCCCGAAAAGGCCTGGACCTTTCGCCTGCGAGTCCTCAACTCGCCTTGTTTTCAAGTAAGTTGATTGTTCATCAGATCGAGCGCCGAGGTAACGGTCAGATATCTTGGCGCCCATTCCCCTTTGCCCGAATTCTCCACCGCACCCGTCTGGCAGGCTTCCGCGCACCCACTCCTCCGACCAAGGATTTGAGGTGCGCATGACTAGACATCGCAGGAAGCGTGAACACAGACGCAAGAGCAGGGGGCTGATGCTCGCCACCGTCGCCGTGGCGTCGGCGGCGGTGATCGCGGGCGGGGTCGCCTACGCCGGTATCGGGGGCGACACCGGCGCCGGGGTGCCCGCACAGGCGCGGATACCCGCGGCGGCCCCCCTCGCGCCCGCCGCCGTGCCGGCCAGGGACGAGGAGCCGGAGCCCATCGTCGGCAAGCCCGCCAACGACACCCGGCGCGGCATGATCTACGACGGGCTCAAGGCGGCCGCCAAGGGCGACCGTTGCACCGGCGTCTACCGCACCGACGCCGGACTGTGCACCCACGGGCCCGACGCCCCGCCCAAGGGCGTGGACATCAAGGCGAACGTGCCGCCCGCCGTCACCACCAAGACGCCCGCGGCCGCCGCGCGCCCGCAGGACGCGCCCGCCGCCGACGCCGACCGGGCCACGTCCGGTGCCGCCGCGGCCACGAAGCCGGCCGCCGCCCCCTCCGGCGGCCAGACCGTCGCCGCCGGGCCCGCCGGCCAGACCGTCCAGTGCGACGGCGACGGCAGCACCGGCAACCGCGTGCAGGTCGTGTACGTGCACGGCTCCGGCCGGGACCGGTACGGCGAGTACCTCGCCTCGTTCCGCAAGTGGGCGGCCGACGCCGACCTCATCTACTCCACGAGCGCCCGGGAGACCGGCGGCGTACGGCACATCCGCTATGTGACCGCGGCCGACTGCACGCCGACCGTGCTCGACGTCGAGCTTCCGGCGTCCGCGCTCTCGGAGTTCAGCGCGACGAACAACGCGCTCGCCGCCAAGGGCCTGAACCGGCGCGACCGCAAGTACATGATCTTCGCGGACACCAACGTCTACTGCGGCATCGGCACCTTCGCCGGTGACGAACGCCCGAGCCAGAACAACCAGAGCAACTTCGGCCCCTCCTACGGGCGCACCGACTCCGGCTGCTGGGGCGGTCACACCGCGGCGCACGAACTCGGGCACAACCTCGGGGCCGTCAACAACAGCGCGCCCAACACCAGCCGCGGCGCCCACTGCACGGACGAGTACGACGTCATGTGCTACTCGGACACCCCGTACTACCCGCAGATGCGGTACGTGTGCACCAACCAGGCCGCCGAGAACATCCTGGACTGCAACCACGACGACTACTTCCACACCAACCCCAAGGCCGGCAGCTATCTGGCCACGCACTGGAACATCGCCGACAACCAGTTCCTGATGCGCTCCGACGGCGGCGGCACCACCCCCGACCCGAACCCCACCCCGACGCCCACCCGCACCCCGACGCCCACCCCGACCCCCACCCCGACCAGGCCGCCCACCGGCGGGCCGACGGCGACGGTCAGTCAGATCCAGTCCACGGCCGCCGTCGTGAGCTGGCCCCGGGTCGACGGCGCCGCCTGGTACCAGGTCCTGCTCAACGGCAGGCACCTGACCTGGGTCCAGTCGCAGGCGCAGTCGCTGCGCATCTACAACCTCAGGCCCGGCACCGAGTACCAGGTCGCCGTCTCGGTCCGCGACCGCAACGACCGGGACAGCGGGGCCGGACGGACCACCTCCTTCCGTACGGCCGGCGCGGGCGGCGGCACGACCACCCCCGGCACCCGCTACACCCTCGGCAACGAGGGCACCGGCATGGCCGCCGAGGTCTGGGGCGGACGCTCCGCCGACGGCACGGTGCTCGTCGGAGCGCGGGCCAACGGCTACGCCCAGCAGCAGTGGCTGTTCGACGACGCCGGCGGCGGACTCGTCCGGATCCGCTCCGCCGTCTCCGGCAAGTGCCTGCAGTCGGGCGGAGCCCCGGCCGCGGGCATGTGGATCGCCCAGCAGGCGTGCGGCAGCGGCGTCACGCAGAAGTGGAAGCTGTCCGCCGGCCGCGACGGCGCGCTCACCGTGACCGACCCCAGCGGCGGCTACGCCCTGACGGTGAGCAACCGCCCGTACTACGGCAGCTGGCTGCTCGACCTGCAGCGCACCAACGGCGGTGCGACCCAGGCGTGGACGGCCCAGAAGGTCTCCTGACCCAGGCCGTTCCACCCGCGGCGCCGGTGGACGGGCCCCCCATGGCCGTCCACCGGCGCCCTCGCCCCGCATCTCACGATGTACCCACGCACCAGGAGCACCGCAACGATGCGTACACCCCACGCCTTCCGGCCCGGCCCGGGCCTCGGCCTCCTGACCGGAATCCTCGCCCTGGTCCTGGCCCTCGCCGTACCGACCACCGCCCGGGCCCACGGCGACACCGTCAAGGTGGTGGTGACCGGCCAGCGAGACGGTCATGTCACGACCGAGATCACCTGGGAGAACGACGGCGACGCCGTCGACGAGACCGTCGCCGCCACGGTGAACGCCACCAGCCCCGACGGATCCCGCTCCCTGGGCCCGTGGCCGCTGGTCCGCGACCCCGGCACGCGCACCGGCTGGAGCACCGCCGAAGTCCTCGCCCCCGGCACCTGGAAGGTCACCGTCGACGTGGGCTTCCCGTCCCTCGGCCACGCGGAGGCGCAGATCTCGGTCCCGGTGATCGACCCCTCGCCCCCCGCCCCCCGTCCGACCCCGACCCCCACCACGCCCGCGCCGCCCTCCACGACCCCGTCCGCCCCGGCGCCGCCCGCCCCGGCTCCGTCCTCCGCCTCGCCCTCCCCGAGCCCGGCGGGCCACGGAGCCGCCCACGCGGTCGGCTGGACCCTGGCCGGCCTGGCCGCGATCGTGCTCGCCGGCGCCGCGGCCGGCATGCTGATCCGCCGCGCCCGCGTCCGCAGGCGCTGAGGACGGGGGTGTCCACCGAAAGCTAGGGTTTGTTGACGGCGTCAACGATATGCCCCTTGGAGAGGGTGGGGGCATCTGTGTACGGTGGGGGTATGTCAGACACGCCCGCACCCCAGGTCGGATCGCTGGTCACCGGCTCAGAGATCGCCCGACTCGCGGGCGTCACTCGTGCCGCGGTCTCCAACTGGAGACGGCGGTACGACGACTTCCCGGCGCCCGTCGGAGGCGGAGCAGGCAGCCCGCTCTTCTCCCTGGCTGATGTACAGGCATGGCTGGGCAAACAGCGTAAAGGGCAGGACCTCTCAGAGGAGGTCCAGCTGTGGCAGGCACTGCGTGGAGCCTATGGCGACGACATGCTTGCCGCGCTCGCCGACGCGGCTCGACTGCTGGCGGCTCCCACGTCGGACGCGGGAGGCGCCTTGCCGCCAGAGGCCGTCAGGCTGCTCCGCGCTGCGGCGGAAGGAGGGGGAGAAGGCGAGACGGTCACGGCTCTTGCCGATCGCTTCACCGATTCCGTCCGTCGCGCGGGATCGGATCTGGTGACCCCGCCGCGCGTTGTCCGTGCCGTGCGGCACTTCGCTGCGGATGTCACGGCCGATGCGACCGTCTTCGATCCGGCGTGCGGCATCGGTACCTTGCTGATGGCCGTCGGGCCCGCACAGGGACCACGCCGCTGCGGACAGGAGTCCGACGCGCGTAGCGCTCGCTTCGCTCAGTCGCGGGCCGCCCTCGCCGGACTCACCCGAGTCGACATCGCCGAGGGAGACTCCCTCCGTGACGATCAGTGGCCGGATCTCAAGGCGGACCTGGTGGTCTGCGATCCGCCGGTCGCAGACAGCGACTGGGGACGCGAAGAACTGCTTCTCGACTCCCGCTGGGAATTTGGCACGCCGTCCCGCGCGGAAGGTGAACTCGCGTGGTTGCAGCACGCTTACGCGCACACCGCACCGGGCGGCCGCGTTCTCATGGTCATCTCGGCGTCGGTCGCCTATCGCAAGGCGGGCCGCCGTATCCGGGCCGAGCTCGTAAGGCGCGGCGTGCTCACTCAGGTCGTCGCCCTGCCGCCGGGCAGTGCGGCGTCGCACGCGCTACCCGTGCATCTGTGGGAACTGCGCCGGCCGCAGTCGCCCGGTGACGAAGCGCCCGGCGTCCGCATGGTGGACCTGACCCAGAACGAGCCGGACGGCTCACTGGATCCGAGGCCCGAGCAGGCGGTGGACGTACCTCTGATCGAACTGCTCGACGATGCCGTGGACCTCACCCCGGGCCGCCATGTCAGAGAGTCCCATCAGGACTACGCCGCCGCATACGACGACCTGCGGCGGGAGCTGACGCAACAGGTCAGCCGACTGGCTGAGCTGCTGCCCCTCTTGACCGGGGGAGAGGGTGTCGGCGCCCTGGACGGCCCGTCCGTCAGTGTCGCCGACCTCGCGCGCGCCGGACTCGTGGAATTCGGCGATGCCGAGCCGGTCTCCGCCAGCGATCAACTCGACACGGACTTCCTCCGGGGCTTCCTGCGCGGCACCGCGAACACGCGCCGCTCCACCAGCTCCAGCGGCACCTTCCGGTTCGACACGAAAGGCGCCCGCATCCCTCAGATGGACATCGCCGAGCAGCGCCGCTACGGCGCCGCGTTCCGGGCGTTGCAGGAGTTCGAGGAGCGGGCGCGGAGGGTGTCCGAACTGAGCAGGGAAGCTGCCGCGCTGGCGCGTGACGGACTGGGCAGCGGCGCCCTCACCCCCCGGCCCGAGGACGCGCACCCGCACGACTGATTCGGTCGGTCCACACCTCACCGCGGGACGAAGGGGGTGGGCTCCCCAGCCCATGACACTGCCAGCGCCTCTCGCGCCCGGGTGCACGCGACGAACAGCAGGCAGCGCTCCCGCAGCAGATCCGACTCGTGCTGCAGGACATCCACCGCGGCCGGCGTGACCTCACGAGCGAAGGGCAGCGCGCCCGCCGTCACACCCAGGACGGCGACACACCGGAACTCCAGTCCCTTCATGCTGTGCATGGTGGCCAGGCGGACGCCCTCCACCTGTGGCCCGGGGTTGTCCTTGACCCGGGCGACCGGGATGCCGGCCGCGGACAGCTTGTCGTACGCCTTGTCCAGCAGCACGTTGAAACGGGCGCATACACCGATCTCCGAGGGACGGATGCCCTGGGCGATCCAGCCCCTCACACGTTCGACCAGCGCGGCGACCTCGGCATGTTCCGACCCGTGCCCCTCGACGTGCGGTCTGCGTCCGTGCAGGAGCGAGCGATAGCCCGCCAGGGAGTCGCTGCCCTCGCCTGCCAGGTCCTCGACGGCGACCTCGCTCATGACCCCTGTCGACCAGGACAGGATCTCCTCGGTGCTGCGGTAGTTGACACGCAGACGGTGCGCGCGGCCGGTCACCGAGATCCCCAGGGAGCCGAGCGACACCTTCGAGTCGTAGATCCGCTGGTGAGGGTCGCCGGTGAGGAACAGGTCGTCGCTGCCCGGTGCCACGGCGCCGCGCAGTACCCGCCACTGCGCCGGGTGCAGGTCCTGAGCCTCGTCCACGACCACGTGATCGTGCGTGGGGGAGGAGGCGGCGAGCAGTTCGGCGGCACGCGCGCAGATTCCGAGGTGCGTGGTGGCCTTCTGGTCACGCAGCATCGACTCGAACAACTCGACGGCGGGCCACAGTTGTTCCCTCCGTGCGGACGACAGCGCGGTGCCGCGCCCACGGCGTGAGGCCACCCGGTAGGCGTCCCAACCGCGCAGGTTCTGGGCGAGGATCACGTGCCGGTATTCCTGCGCCAGGAACTGCTCGGTCCACGGCAGGCCGAGCCTCTTGACCACGCGCTGCCACACCTGTCGCTCCTCCCGGTCCCCGAGCAGGGAGGGCACCCTGCCGTCGAGGCGGCTCACGATGCCGTGCGCATAGGCGTTGACCGTGGTCACATCGACGCGGGCGAGCAGAGAGGCGTCGCCGTCCAGGAGGACGGACAGGTTCTCCCGCAGGGACGCCGCCAGGGCACCCGTGAAGGTGGTGAGCAGCACGCGGGAATCGGGCGAGCGGGTGAGCAGGTGCTTCACCCGGTGCAGTGCCGCCACCGTCTTGCCGGTCCCCGGACCGCCGGTGACCTGGACCGGACCGCTGTACGACACTCGGTAGGCCACACGGCGCTGCGAGGGGTGCAGGAACACCCGCCACGCCGCGAAGGGCTTCTCCAGGATGTCGGCGAGTTCCTCCGGGCCGGTGACCAGCGTGATGCGGCTCGCCGTGTTGGCGATGGCGATGGCGAGGCTCGCGTCGGGGTCCGGACCGGCGTCGACGGGCTGACGCACCGTGACGACGTCCCGGTACACCTCCTCCGGGCTGAATCCCTCGGCCAGATACTGGAGCACCTCGCACTGGTCCTCCGGCAGCAAGGTCTCGAAGGCCCGCAGCTGCGCTTTGTCCACGATGGTCCGTACGGCCCTGAGCACTTGCTCGTCGATGCCGAGCTCGCGCAGCACGGTGTCGGAGTACCTGGCGAAGAGCAGGGAGTCCGCTGCCGCCGCGGCCTTCTCCAGGGCGGGGGTCAGTTCTTCCAGCGCGACCACGTTGCGGACTTCCAGCGCCCGTGTGGCGGAGTTCGTCGTGTACAGGCGCTTCGCGGCCCAGGAGTAGGCATCGTCGTGCGGGACGACGTTGACGAGCAGGAAGACGTCGCTGCCGTCGTCCGGAGCGAGGACCACACCGCGCCAGAAGTCGTTGATACGGATGGTCCGCATACGCGGGTCGCGCGCGTTCTCCACGGACTCCAAGTGCAGTCCCTTGTCCGCGTGCAGCTCGGGGACGGTGAGCTGCTGGAACTTCTGCATGGCCTTGCGTACGCCGGCCCGCACGGGCTTCTCCAGGACGTCGTAGCTCTCCCAGAAGCTGTTGGCGAACGCGAGCTGCGGCACGAGGTGAACTCCCCACCCTGGACGGACACTCCGCAGTCGATCATACGCGCGGCGTGCCGACCAGCAGGTCGGCCACCTCCTGGAGATCCGCGAGCAGCCCCGGGGGATCCTGGTCGAGGTCGAGGGCGTGCTGGTGGATGACGATGCCGGCGTGCCGCACGGTGTGGGCCGCGTGCGCCGCGTTGCCCTTGGCGTACACGAGATGCCCTTCCGGCAGGCCCAGAGCGGTGCAGTACGCGAGCATCTGATACAGGTCGGCGTCGGGAAACCCGTCCCGCTTCTCGGCCTTGTACTTGGCGTCCACCACGGCACGGACCGCTCCACCCGGCTCGTACAGCACGAGGTCGGGCTTCATCCGGATCGCGGCGGCCTCGTCGAGGTGATGCGGATCCTGGAGCCGGGCCACATGACCGCGGGCGCGGCAGGCCTCCCGCAGTGCGACGGTCACGAAGTCTTCGAAGAGCTTGTTCATGTCGAACAGGAACCCGTCCACGCGCAGTCCGCCCACGGCATGTTCGACCGAGGTGCCGTCCAGGACGGCCCTGGCAAGATGAAGGGCTTGGTGGTACCGGGCGTTGAGGCGGGTGGGCCGCCACGCCGGCAGCGGCTGCCCCCGCACCAGTGCGTCCGCGTCGGCAAGTCGGGCACGCTGGTGGAGGAGCCTGCGCCGGACGCCGCCCGGCACACCGGGCAGCCGGAGCAGGCGTTCCACGGCCGCGCGCAGGATGCGGTTCTCCGCGATGTCGGTGGTGAAATCGTCGAAGGCGACCTCGATGGGCAGTGTGGCGCCGAACCTCCTGCGTATCTGTTCGGACTCCCGGATGCGCCCGCGCACGACGAGGGCGGATTCCTCCGCCGCTCGGTATCCCTGAAGCAGCCCCTGCCGCAGAGCACGCTCGATCTGCCGTTCCACAGCATGAGCGAGGGCGGGCAACAGATCGCTCTGTTCGGCGAGACCCACGTCCCCGTCCCGCCAGATGCCC from Streptomyces fradiae includes:
- the hisC gene encoding histidinol-phosphate transaminase yields the protein MMPSTTRPRLRPALDAVPGYTPARVPAGEAPVHRLAANESPYPPLPGVLERLAATAADAHRYPDWGCRELTAELAARLDVPAAHLAVGNGSVGLTQQLLQITTGPGDEVLFAWRSFEAYPVMTRLAGAVPVQVPLTGDERHDLEAMARAVTGRTRLVIVCNPNNPTGTVVGRAALETFLDRVPADVLVVLDEAYIEFADDPDHPDGVELYRDRPNVCVLRTFSKAHGLAGVRVGYAVAHEPVAAALRKAAVPFGVSQFAQDAAVASLRAESAMRERVAALTAERTRVVAELTARGLTVAETRANFVWLRLGARTEEFADACAAAGVSVMAFPGEGVRVTIGEAAANDAFLGCASRFRTGHAAAGHTGEQGSTA
- a CDS encoding flavin reductase family protein — translated: MTATVAETRFKDVMAGVSGPVTVVTAFDQGVPHGTTVTAFASLSLDPPMVTVALSETSTLLPRIIRSGRFGVNVLAASQEELAGRFARRDVDRFAGADWHADNGLPRLAGCLGWVTCDIAGTVRGGDHVLLLGAVTGARRSFREAPLIYVDRAFGTLGPGSKIMPAVTSRTIS
- the fabV gene encoding enoyl-[acyl-carrier-protein] reductase FabV, which gives rise to MSERVITPRNRGFLFLDAHPAGCTRLVNDMWRSAAARPAEDLGEDAPVALVIGSSSGYGLAAAVAGLARAGIRGIGVSFEKAPTARRTGTAGWYRTAATAELAREAGREMYFLNGDAFSDDMKDQVADLIEKRFGRLDHLIYSVAAPRRTDPETGVTYASALKPIGGTARTKTLVFDEDGQPDVREVATEPADEDEIAQTVAVMGGTDWERWVSHLAGRRLLADGFSTAALSYIGSPLTADIYRQGTIGAAKAHLEQTARTLDARLRELCGGRAVTSVNGAAVTQSSTAIPGIALYTGLLRGVLADGMVSPVDQLAELWDQLTGRSPLVTDDEGRVRLDTWELTGDVQDAVGDRWRSAGNETIADLADLDWFRDSVRRLYGFSVPGVDYAAPVETDVAWPAL
- the metE gene encoding 5-methyltetrahydropteroyltriglutamate--homocysteine S-methyltransferase translates to MTTTSAAAAARATVYGYPRQGQGRELKKAIEGYWKGRVTAGALHATAAELRRTVWQQLAQAGLHEVPTGDFSLYDHVLDTTVMVGAVPERHRAAVEADALDGYFAMARGTQDVAPLEMTKWFDTNYHYLVPELGPDTVFTADARKQLAEFKEALALGLTARPVLVGPVTYLLLAKPAPGAPAGFDPLTLLDRLLPVYAEVLADLRAAGAPWVQLDEPALVQDRTPAELDAARRAYRELGGLADRPKLLVASYFDRLGEALPVLAKAPVDGLALDFTGPAAANLDALARVGGLPGKRLVAGVVDGRNIWVNDLEKSLATLGTLLGLADRVDVSASCSLLHVPLDASAEQDVDPQIARWLSFARQKTAELATLARGLSKGTGAIAGELAANRAVLASRAGSPLTRDPAVRTRTAAVTDADARRALPYPERAAAQRARLGLPPLPTTTIGSFPQTAELRAARADLRAGRIGADGYEDRIRAEIQEVIALQEKTGLDVLVHGEPERNDMVQYFAEQLNGYLATRHGWVQSYGTRYVRPPILAGDIARPAPMSVRWTTYAQSLTAKPVKGMLTGPVTMLAWSFVRDDQPLADTARQLALALRDEVTDLEAAGTAVIQVDEPALRETLPLRAADQGAYLAWATEAFRLTTSGVRPDTQIHTHMCYAEFGDIVQAIDDLDADVISLEAARSHMQVARELAAHGYPREAGPGVWDIHSPRVPSVAEATDLLRTGLEALPADRLWVNPDCGLKTRGRPETRASLEHLVAAARAVREELDGS